TCTACGATATGCTGCTCGAGTTCCGGCCGATCCTTGCCGACGGTCCGCCAGATCCGGAACCAGAGCCGGTCGTGGCCACCGCCCACCATGATCTGGCCGTCCTTACAGGGGTTGACCGCGTAAATGTTGATGGCGAGATCCCAGTTGCCGTACCGGGGCCGGATACTGCCGTCCACGCCGTACCACCCCCAGTTGTAATCGAGGATGCGGATGACGCCGGCCGCACCGGTCGCCTCGACAAACTGGCCTCGGCCCGAGACCCGCTCCCGGTAGTAGAGCGCCGTCACGATTCCAATGGCTGCGCCGGTCCCGCCGACCTGGTCGCACATCCACCAGCCGGATCGGGTGGGGGTTCCACCGAAAGCCACCGGAGCGCCGGTGCCGTGCACAAAGCCGCAGGAGGCCTGGGCGGTGGGATCGAGATTGCCCGGCTTATCCTTGAGGGGCCCCCACTGGCCGAGTTGGCCGACCCAACAGTAGATCAACCGGGGGTTGAGCTGACTGAGCTGCCGGTAGCCGATCCCCCACTCATCAAACTGGCCGGGGGGGGCGTTCTCGATGAGTATGTCGACGTGCATGGCAAGTTTCTTGAGGATTTCACGCCCCTCGGGCTTGGTGAGGTCCAACGTGACGGACTGCTTGCTCCGGGCCTCTGCCAGGAAGCGGGCGCCTACCGCCTCGCCCGTCTCTGTATCCTTGAACATGTACTCTTTCCGCCCCCAGGGGGTGAGCTTGCGCAGCGGATCACCTCCGGGAGGTTCCACCATGATCACCTCGGCCCCCAGCTCTGAAAAGAGCGATGAGCACCAGTGGCCGATGATCATCATCGAGCTGCAGTCGAGCACCCGGATGTTGTTCAGGGCCTCAGGCTTTTTGAAGTTTTCGCTCTGCCGGAGATTGGCCTCCAGCCACAGCGCGTACTCCTTTGCCGCATCGCTCTCGCCTTTGTAGACTTCATCCGGGGTCGGCGTTGGAACGGCTGGCCAGGGTAGCACCGGATAACTCTTTGACATGCTGACCCTCCTTTTAGCTAGATGAAATGGGTGAGCCGTTCGGTCTTACACCACGATTCCTCTCTCGTCTCCTTTTGATTCTCACCTCCTTTCATTGTCAATCCGTCAATCATCCCAGGCTTACGGAATGGAGTTCGTAACCCAGGCGCTGGGAGACCTTCATTGCCGCGTCCTTGACGAGGGGGACCAACTCCTTCTCGATCCGCTCCATGGAGAACCGAGAGACCGGTCCCGAAAGCCCCACCCCGGCCACCACCCGATGGGAGTAATCTTTGACCGCCGCCGCGATGCACCGGACCCCCTGTTCCAATTCCTCGTTGTCTACGGCGTAGCCGAGCCGGGCGACGTCTTTCAGATGG
The DNA window shown above is from Candidatus Methylomirabilota bacterium and carries:
- a CDS encoding CoA transferase, which codes for MSKSYPVLPWPAVPTPTPDEVYKGESDAAKEYALWLEANLRQSENFKKPEALNNIRVLDCSSMMIIGHWCSSLFSELGAEVIMVEPPGGDPLRKLTPWGRKEYMFKDTETGEAVGARFLAEARSKQSVTLDLTKPEGREILKKLAMHVDILIENAPPGQFDEWGIGYRQLSQLNPRLIYCWVGQLGQWGPLKDKPGNLDPTAQASCGFVHGTGAPVAFGGTPTRSGWWMCDQVGGTGAAIGIVTALYYRERVSGRGQFVEATGAAGVIRILDYNWGWYGVDGSIRPRYGNWDLAINIYAVNPCKDGQIMVGGGHDRLWFRIWRTVGKDRPELEQHIVEDPALKVVTDRLPHFRQVETYTTMCEWMKDNTRTDAENKLQAEEVASGGVSFFDEVCEFPHYKYRGHLEVIDDILYGKVLLGASAFLGQKTPGRVKWIGRPTGYDNEDVYRRLLGFSKADMDGLKKKGVI